The Sander lucioperca isolate FBNREF2018 chromosome 15, SLUC_FBN_1.2, whole genome shotgun sequence genome window below encodes:
- the inpp5f gene encoding phosphatidylinositide phosphatase SAC2 isoform X2, with protein MELFQAKDDYILQSGDRALWCSRKDGTMTVRPATDLLLAWNPVCLGVVEGIIGKIQLHTDLPLGLVLIRQKALVGNLPGNHKVYKITKIAVIPLSDEEPQELELEGSSMDGETEYFQLCKKHHFGIDRPDKLAQSPDESKFLMKTFSQIKSNVAVPIKKKVKENKEKERLERRLLDELYKVFMDSDSFYYSMTYDLTNSVQRKGDSDKSSLPLWKQVDDRFFWNKHMIQDLIDLQVPEVDFWVIPIIQGFVQVEELVVNYNETSDEERSSPDTPPQEVTCVDDIHPRFTVALISRRSRHRAGMRYKRRGVDTDGHVANYVETEQLIHVHSHTLSFVQTRGSVPVFWSQAGYRYNPRPRLEKGEKETMSYFSAHFEEQLKLYKTQVIINLVDQSGREKIIGDAYLKQVLLYNNPNLTYVSFDFHEHCRGMKFENVQVLTDAISDLITDMKWAWVDQAGVICKQEGIFRVNCMDCLDRTNVVQAAIARAVMEQQLKKLGVMPPEQPLPLKCYRIYQIMWANNGDTISRQYAGTAALKGDFTRTGERKLAGVMKDGVNSANRYYLNRFRDAYRQAVIDLMMGLPVTEDLYSIFSKEKEHEEKEKESQRGAQEQVSLLLQTYMQLLLLDDEKFHGGWALINCDMSLIDATNKDVDVLLLLSDKAYYIAYYDEEADKVDQYQRLNLEGLEKIEIGPEPTLFGKPKFCCMRLHYRNEETSGYFHTLRAATRNPEDDGKDTLQCIAEMLRIMKQATGLDLLVVEKKLERRQSRPHEDIMGIQNKPADHVQGSSGLAQGKSFLLNKFSSLNQKVKQTKTNVNIGPFKPLGRLGNFSKPDVKVNFLKPTMHVNLWKSDSSLETSDSNPGTGARKDIGDGHSEISDDSDSYNSDPDHPCSGSLENVDYVLPSCGIVASNPRLGSRSQSIGSVELNIPSIIRVTGCDEKQESPFQDSDDKSPGAASVAEEAILIDFGTPIDAYCHQFVQDAQTKPVEVFGEHPPPLNPVVPVQNKTLADPDKRPSSEPQHKPEEPQLPRPSQLDVDSTTSSSNLLTVQKLSSAASGGSQRSLCSQMEGSLGPSPADSNGSRVVSPFAKIKSSMVQVASLTQAGLTQGINFAVAKVQKSPEPETVNEAQESELKAMFTQCQTRIIQI; from the exons ATGGAGCTGTTCCAAGCCAAAGACGACTACATTCTCCAGAGCGGGGATCGTGCTCTGTGGTGCAGCCGAAAAGACGGGACCATGACAGTCAGACCTG CAACAGACCTGTTATTAGCTTGGAATCCAGTGTGTTTGGGCGTGGTAGAAGGTATCATTGGAAAGATACAGCTTCACACAG ACCTTCCTCTGGGCCTCGTATTAATACGCCAGAAAGCACTGGTGGGCAATTTACCAGGCAACCACAAAGTCTACAAGATCACCAAGATAGCCGTCATTCCCCTGTCTGACGAAGAGCCACAGGAGCTTGAGCTGGAG GGGAGCTCCATGGATGGTGAGACAGAATATTTTCAA CTTTGCAAGAAGCATCACTTTGGAATCGACAGACCAGACAAACTGGCCCAGTCTCCTGATGAATCAAAGTTCTTGATGAAGACCTTCAGCCAGATCAAATCTAATGTTGCTGTGCCCATCAAGAAAAAg GTCAAGGAAAATAAAGAGAAAGAACGTCTGGAGAGGCGACTGCTGGATGAGCTGTACAAGGTATTCATGGACTCCGATTCCTTCTACTACAGCATGACCTACGACCTGACAAACAGTGTGCAGCGCAAGGGAGACTCGGATAAGTCCAGCTTACCCCTATGGAAACAG GTGGATGACCGTTTCTTCTGGAATAAACACATGATCCAGGACCTTATTGACCTTCAG GTACCAGAGGTGGACTTCTGGGTGATACCAATCATCCAGGGCTTTGTACAGGTGGAGGAACTGGTGGTGAACTACAACGAGACGTCCGACGAAGAGAGGAGCAGCCCTGATACGCCACCACAGGAGGTCACCTGTGTTGATGACATCCACCCCCGCTTCACTGTGGCCCTAATCTCCAGACGCAGCCGCCACCGCGCAG GGATGCGGTACAAACGCAGAGGAGTGGATACTGATGGCCATGTGGCTAACTATGTGGAGACAGAGCAGTTAATCCACGTGCACAGCCACACTCTGTCCTTTGTGCAGACTCGTGGCTCTGTGCCTGTCTTCTGGAGCCAGGCGGGGTACCGCTACAATCCCCGGCCACGCTTAGAGAAAG GAGAGAAGGAGACCATGTCTTACTTTTCTGCTCACTTTGAAGAACAGCTTAAACTCTACAAGACGCAG GTCATCATTAACTTAGTGGATCAAAGCGGACGGGAGAAGATAATTGGGGACGCATATCTGAAGCAAGTCCTGCTTTACAACAACCCAAACCTCACATATGTTTCATTTGACTTTCATGAGCACTG CCGAGGTATGAAGTTTGAGAATGTGCAAGTACTGACAGATGCGATCTCTGACCTCATCACTGACATGAAGTGGGCCTG GGTGGATCAGGCCGGAGTCATCTGCAAGCAGGAGGGTATCTTTAGAGTCAACTGTATGGACTGCCTCGACAGGACCAACGTGGTCCAGGCTGCTATTGCTCGGGCGGTGATGGAACAACAG CTGAAGAAACTGGGTGTGATGCCTCCAGAGCAGCCTCTGCCTCTCAAATGCTACAGGATTTATCAGATCATGTGGGCCAACAATGGAGACACCATCAGCAGACAGTATGCAGGCACAGCAGCGCTCAAG GGAGATTTCACCAGGACGGGGGAGAGGAAACTGGCTGGTGTGATGAAGGATGGCGTGAACTCAGCCAACCGCTACTATCTGAACCGCTTCAGGGATGCTTATAGACAAGCAGTCATTG ACCTAATGATGGGCCTGCCAGTGACAGAGGACCTGTACTCCATCTTTAGTAAGGAGAAGGAGCAcgaagagaaggagaaagagagccagAGGGGAGCGCAGGAGCAGGTCAGCCTCCTGCTGCAGACCTACATGCAGCTTTTGCTGCTTGATGATGAGAAGTTTCATGGAGGTTGGGCCCTCATCAATTGTGACATGAG CCTCATTGATGCAACCAACAAAGACGTGGATGTGCTGCTGCTTCTGTCTGACAAAGCCTATTACATTGCATA ctaCGATGAAGAAGCAGACAAAGTCGACCAATACCAGCGCCTCAATTTAGAGGGTTTGGAAAAGATTGAAATTG gtcCAGAGCCTACTCTGTTTGGGAAGCCAAAGTTCTGCTGTATGCGTTTGCATTACAGGAATGAAGAGACGAGCGGATACTTTCACACACTGAGAGCAGCAACACGAAATCCTGAGGATGATGGAAAAG ACACATTACAATGCATAGCTGAGATGCTTCGCATAATGAAACAGGCCACAGGGCTGGACCTGCTTGTGGTTGAAAAGAAGTTGGAGAG GCGGCAGAGTAGGCCTCATGAGGATATAATGGGCATCCAGAACAAACCCGCTGACCATGTCCAGGGTAGCTCTGGTCTAGCTCAGGGCAAAAGTTTCCTCCTCAACAAGTTCTCCTCTCTTAATCAGAAAGTTAAACAGACCAAGACGAACGTAAACATTGGCCCCTTCAAGCCCCTCGGGAGGCTGGGCAACTTCTCTAAGCCTGATGTAAAGGtcaatttcctaaagccaaCTATGCATGTCAACCTGTGGAAGTCAGACAGCAGTTTGGAAACATCAGATAGCAACCCTGGCACAGGTGCCCGAAAAGATATCGGTGACGGGCACTCTGAAATCTCTGACGACTCTGACTCCTACAATTCTGACCCAGACCACCCGTGTTCTGGTTCTTTAGAAAACGTGGACTATGTGCTGCCCAGCTGCGGCATTGTAGCATCAAACCCACGACTGGGCAGTCGCTCCCAGTCTATTGGCAGTGTGGAGCTAAATATCCCCTCTATTATCCGAGTCACTGGCTGTGACGAGAAGCAGGAAAGCCCTTTTCAAGACAGTGATGACAAGTCCCCAGGGGCCGCCTCGGTGGCTGAAGAAGCCATTCTGATTGACTTTGGAACTCCCATTGATGCCTACTGCCACCAGTTTGTCCAGGATGCACAAACCAAACCTGTTGAGGTGTTTGGAGAGCACCCGCCCCCACTCAACCCTGTGGTGCCTGTGCAGAATAAGACCCTAGCAGACCCAGACAAGCGGCCAAGCTCTGAGCCGCAGCATAAGCCGGAGGAGCCCCAGCTCCCCAGGCCATCCCAGCTAGACGTCGACTCCACTACCTCCAGTTCCAACCTCCTCACTGTCCAAAAGCTCAGCTCTGCGGCCTCAGGAGGCTCTCAGAGGAGCCTGTGTTCACAGATGGAGGGCAGCCTCGGCCCTTCACCTGCCGACAGCAACGGCAGCCGAGTGGTGTCCCCCTTTGCCAAGATCAAGAGCTCCATGGTCCAGGTGGCCAGCCTCACCCAGGCGGGACTCACCCAGGGCATCAACTTTGCTGTGGCAAAGGTACAGAAGAGCCCAGAGCCAGAAACTGTCAACGAAGCCCAAGAGAGCGAGCTGAAGGCAATGTTTACACAGTGCCAGACCAGGATCATTCAGATCTAG